The following proteins are co-located in the Candidatus Lokiarchaeota archaeon genome:
- a CDS encoding threonine synthase, with amino-acid sequence MVRCIERAGIVLSKIKRIKCAKCGNEYRIDDVPPNDGCGGRIDFTFDLEELKERFSRDSLEAERSKSNIQKYFDLLPLTERGEAVTVGEGQTALLKSKRLAKKMGLKNLFLKIETTNPSGSFKDRPISVGVSRALEEGATTVSAASSGNAAAAMSTYAAGGGIRSVVFVPENAPSGKLIHLRTLGAHVFRVRKEKEGVDPTTTLLKAACKEFGWTPCPSFGPFNCFQFEGTKTLGFEIAEQMNWEVPDWIFFPTGSGGLMAGTMKGFSEFEQMGLIDRLPRPVVVQPEGCAPVVRAFHEEQNPLDIQPWDSNETVAGGLADPFPWDGDAALRYLRLANGKATEVSDKEIEKYLVDLGKLEGIFAEPSGVAGLAGLDALLQQGIIDRNESVCVPITGSGFKDLATPDRLTEPVKLISPDTAELQDALS; translated from the coding sequence ATGGTTCGTTGCATTGAGCGTGCAGGGATTGTCTTGTCTAAAATCAAACGAATCAAATGTGCAAAGTGTGGAAACGAATACAGAATAGACGATGTACCGCCTAATGATGGATGCGGTGGAAGGATAGACTTCACTTTTGATTTGGAAGAACTGAAGGAACGGTTTTCTCGGGACAGTCTTGAAGCAGAAAGAAGTAAGTCCAATATTCAGAAGTACTTCGACCTTTTGCCCTTGACAGAAAGAGGAGAGGCTGTAACCGTAGGGGAAGGGCAGACTGCTCTTTTGAAAAGCAAGCGCTTGGCAAAGAAGATGGGACTGAAGAACCTCTTTCTCAAGATAGAAACAACAAATCCATCAGGATCTTTCAAAGATCGTCCAATCTCCGTTGGAGTTAGTCGTGCCCTCGAGGAGGGCGCCACCACAGTATCAGCGGCTTCTTCAGGCAATGCAGCAGCCGCCATGTCTACCTACGCAGCTGGTGGGGGTATCCGTTCAGTTGTTTTTGTACCGGAAAATGCACCTAGTGGGAAGTTGATTCATCTTAGGACACTTGGAGCGCATGTATTCAGAGTCAGGAAAGAAAAAGAGGGCGTTGACCCAACTACAACTCTGCTGAAAGCAGCCTGTAAGGAATTCGGCTGGACACCTTGTCCTTCTTTTGGACCATTCAATTGCTTTCAATTTGAAGGAACAAAGACCTTGGGTTTTGAAATTGCAGAGCAGATGAACTGGGAAGTGCCAGACTGGATATTCTTTCCAACTGGGAGCGGTGGACTCATGGCCGGAACAATGAAGGGATTCTCGGAATTCGAACAGATGGGGTTGATTGATAGACTGCCGCGACCAGTTGTTGTCCAGCCCGAAGGATGTGCGCCAGTGGTAAGAGCTTTCCATGAGGAGCAAAATCCCCTAGATATTCAACCATGGGACTCGAATGAAACTGTAGCAGGAGGACTGGCAGATCCATTCCCGTGGGACGGAGATGCAGCACTCCGATATCTAAGACTGGCAAATGGGAAAGCAACCGAGGTAAGTGATAAGGAGATAGAGAAATATCTTGTCGATCTTGGGAAGCTTGAGGGTATATTTGCCGAACCAAGTGGTGTAGCAGGGCTGGCTGGTTTGGATGCCCTTCTTCAACAGGGAATCATAGATCGCAATGAGAGCGTATGCGTTCCCATTACAGGCTCCGGATTCAAGGATTTAGCAACACCGGATAGGCTTACTGAACCTGTCAAGTTGATTAGCCCGGATACAGCTGAACTGC